A genomic segment from Euleptes europaea isolate rEulEur1 chromosome 17, rEulEur1.hap1, whole genome shotgun sequence encodes:
- the CIBAR2 gene encoding CBY1-interacting BAR domain-containing protein 2: MNVILSRDSQVKMMEKVVTNAETYFSKFCTLMAAYTRKTAKLRDKSDLLVKQLIDYSNTENPELRSIVRNFAEEMAKVQDYRQAEVERLETKVVRPLKVYGTLIKQTRAEIKKFNTARNNEIKQLEKLEKLRQKSPSDRHMISQAESSVHKASVDASRTTHQLEETIDEFQKQKLKDIQKIFLDFVTIEMVFHAKALEVYSNAFQNLESYDLEKDLEDFRAKIHIGSGTSNEVRPVITTNPSSSLPWSTGTQSLQCTLQKLKLVESDEESEENQSEDLSDPVYTQIQRGASRTR, from the exons ATGAATGTCATCCTCTCCAG GGACAGCCAAGTGAAGATGATGGAGAAAGTGGTCACCAACGCAGAGACGTACTTCAGCAAGTTCTGCACTCTGATGGCTGCCTACACCCGCAAGACTGCCAAACTGCGGGACAAGTCCGACCTCCTGGTGAAGCAGCTGATCGACTACTCCAACACGGAGAACCCCGAGCTTCGATCCATCGTGAGGAACTTTGCGGAGGAGATGGCCAAAGTGCAGGACTACAGGCAAGCTGAG GTGGAGAGACTGGAAACCAAAGTCGTTCGGCCTCTGAAGGTATACGGAACGCTCATCAAGCAAACCAGG GCCGAGATCAAGAAGTTCAACACGGCCCGAAACAACGAGATAAAACAATTAGAGAAACTGGAGAAGCTCCGACAGAAGTCGCCGTCCGACCGACACATGATT TCACAG GCAGAGTCAAGTGTACACAAAGCGTCTGTCGATGCGAGCAGAACCACTCACCAGCTGGAAGAGACCATCGATGAGTTTCAGAAGCAGAAACTGAAAGATATTCAG AAGATCTTCTTGGATTTTGTCACCATCGAGATGGTCTTCCACGCAAAGGCTCTCGAGGTTTATTCCAACGCCTTCCAAAATCTTGAAAGCTATGATCTTGAGAAAGACCTGGAG GATTTCAGAGCAAAAATCCATATTGGTTCTGGAACCTCCAACGAGGTACGACCAGTCATCACCACCAACCCTTCCTCCAGTCTCCCGTGGTCCACAGGCACCCAG AGCCTACAATGCACTCTTCAGAAGCTGAAACTTGTGGAGAGCGATGAGGAATCTGAAGAGAACCAGTCGGAAGATCTCAGCGACCCTGTATACACCCAGATCCAGCGGGGAGCCAGCAGAACCAGATGA